From Vicia villosa cultivar HV-30 ecotype Madison, WI unplaced genomic scaffold, Vvil1.0 ctg.001182F_1_1, whole genome shotgun sequence, the proteins below share one genomic window:
- the LOC131633854 gene encoding uncharacterized protein LOC131633854 isoform X2 encodes MQGLQQQQQQLAALLSVALPNQKPDTPDDDSSRLSAINSLHRAILHPHNSLLITHSATFLTQGLSQLLSDKSFEVRQAAVTTHGALCGVICSVPVPPNGRQNHGILSNLVDRFIGWALPLLSNVTTTVDATDLALQGLREFLNVGGTERYALPILKACQVLLEDDRTSLALLHTLLGVITLISLKFPRCFQPHFHDIVDLLLGWALMPDLVKSDRRVIMDSFLQFQKHWVGGLTMSLRLITKFLGDMEALLHEGTPGTLQQFRRLLALLSCFSTILQSTASGLLEMNMLEQIIEPLSGLLPRLLRCLPLIGQKFGWSEWIEDSWKCLTLLAEILREQFSSFYSPALDMLFQSLEYQAGFGKISSVQVHGVLKTNLQLLSLQKHGLLPSSVRKLLQFVAPVSQLRLHPNHLVTGSSAATYVFLLQHGNAEVVDEAVTLLIEELELLKSVIGNDTTDSDQFTFDIDSKTFSRLELFALIKFDFKVLLACVSMAGDSNLTGQTQTTKLYLSRLEKLLSFITEKMNPFELPIQAFMELQFAAVKTLERLNSVEFLIKCSLKEHNHDGDSVEFQTEKEEDDYQYSNGLSAVITENLEKYSKLLVKALHASSPLAIKVAALDWGQKLCENVNKISSTKSFSYEASGNAGVVMSLVFSLLSGTFEREPEVRSNVATTLEMFVQAKLLHPVCLYPLAEVILEKLGDPSTEIHDAYVRLLALILPTTVYTCGLYDYGRFRPVDLGFDNTTKMHWTQLFALKQLPPQLQSQHLVSILSYISQRWKAPLSSWIHRLIHSCQSSKDANLNQPEETGNFGANFPWLDIQVDEGILERICSINNIAGAWWAVHEAARYCISTRLRTNLGGPTQTFAALERMLLDVAHLLQLDNAQNDGNLSMIGFSGAHLLPMRLLLDFVEALKKNVYNAYEGSVILPSATRQSSVFFRANKKVCEDWFSRICEPMMNAGLALHCNDAVIQYCTLRLQDLKNLSVSSLKEKPRAQVADNLHNIRGRNKGDVLKVLRHISLALCKSAEPDSLIGLQKWVSVTFSSILGDENQSVNECRTTGPLSWISGLIYQARGEYENAAAHFTHLLQTEESLSSLGSDGIQFVIARVIESYAAVSDWRSLETWLLELQLLRAKYTGRSYSGALTMAGNEVNAIHALARFDEGDYQSAWSYLDLTPKSNSELTLDPKLALQRSEQMLLQSLLFHKEGKNDKVLHDLQKARSMLEEPLSVLPLDGLAEATPLAIQLRCIFLVEEDYKLKSTNEKAEQPHQSLINSLQSFPFSISKVRQDCNPWLKVLRVYQTISPTSPVTLKFCMNLHSLARKQKNLLLANRLNNYIKDNISACPEEKHHNILLLNLQYESILLQYAENKFEDAFTNLWSFLCPFIISSTSRIFDVEERILKAKACLKLAGWLRRDFSDWNPESTVLKMLADFDMTGSTSIGKDGNSKNINCKQNLGSITEEIIGTTTKLSSRICPTMGKSWISYASWCFKQAGGSLPVQCETSLDSCLFSPILVPEILPERFRLTKDEVLQIKSLLLCLLQDNIDVEGFIDEQEEGSSLHDSAERSSTNNPLQKLVSHVVNIIETVAGAPGAETSGGERLLATVSSQLRVCLLNTNFGLRESDIVPTLDDFVDIWWSLRKRRVSLFGYAAHGYIQYLSYSTSHLGHSHMPGSENESFKQKTGSYTLRATLYILHILLNYGVELKDKLESSLLVVPLLPWQEVTPQLFARLSSHPEQLIRKQLESLLIMLAKNSPCSIVYPTLVDVNAYEEKPSEELHHVLGCLRELYPRLVQDVQLMINELGNVTVLWEELWLGTLQDLHTDVMRRINVLKEEAARIAENATLSHNEKRKINSARYSAMMAPIVVALERRLASTSRKPETPHEAWFQEEYKDPLKSAIVSFKTPPSSSSALGDVWRPFDSIAASLASYQRKSSISVQEVAPRLALLSSSDVPMPGLEKQMKVPDSGKATDLQGVVTIASFLQQVTILSTKTKPKKLAILGSDGQKYTYLLKGREDLRLDARIMQLLQAINGFLHSSSTCSKSLGIRYYSVTPISGRAGLIQWVDNVVSIYSVFKSWQTRAQHAQFLALGTANTKSSAPSPVPRPSDMFYGKIIPALKEKGIKRVISRRDWPHEVKYKVLLDLMKEVPRNLLYQELWCASEGYKAFSSKMKRYSGSLAAMSMVGHVLGLGDRHLDNILIDFCGGDIVHIDYNVCFDKGQRLKIPEIVPFRLTQMIEAALGLTGIEGSFRENCEAVIGILKKNKDILLMLLEVFVWDPLVEWTRGDFHDEAAIGGEERKGMELAVSLSLFASRVQEIRVPLQEHHDQLLTSLPAVESVLERFAEALNQYEIASSIYCRADQERSSLTLHETSAKSIVGEATRNSEKIRASFEIQAREFAQAKTMVAEKAQETMTWAEQHGRILDALRCNLIPEINSYVKLSNMEVALSLTSAVTLAGVPLTIVPEPTQAQCHDIDREVSQFIAELDDGLTSAINSLQAYSLALQRILPLNYLSTSAVHGWAQVLELSVNALSSDILSLARRQASELVAKFHVDNTDSIKCSHDDLCFRVEKYAMEIEKLEKECTEIESSICLESESITKDHLLSAFMKFMQSIDLLKREGGMSSLQSRYHGKISTRLLGELEEEREKVLTILNIALSSFYNDVKHRILNIYSDLSGGRNQYNMLRNDSGTIFAWFEEQVEKCNLLTEFVNDLRHFIGNDIHSIDTNKDNSKFSSESNWVSIFKTILMSCKGLISQMTEVVLPDVIRSAVSLKSEVMDAFGLISQVRGSIETALEQVVEVEMERASLFELEQNYFVKVGLITEQQLALEEAAVKSRDHLSWEEAEELASQEEACRAQLDELHQTWSQRDARTSSLKKREADIKNSLVSVNSQFQSLVGVEEESELHILRSKALLAALVKPFLELESCDNMLSPADGSVVIPSNKFHTLADFINSGNSISEYVWKVGGLLDDHSFFIWKVGVIDSFVDACIHDVASSVEQNLGFDQSLNFMKKKLENQLQKHISHYLKERVAPSLLASLDREKEHLQQLTDSSKELALDQVKKDGAVKKVLHMLEEYCNAHETARAAKSAASLMKRQVSELKEALRKTTLEVVQMEWMHDVSLNPSYNRRIAYEKYLDTDDSLYPVILNLSRSKLLENLQSAISKITSSLDSLQSCEQPSLIAEGQLERAMGWACGGPSSSSSGNTSTKNSGIPPEFHEHIKKRKEILWESREKASDIVKLCMSVLEFEASRDGHLLIPGQPYPFRSGVDGNTWQQLYLNSLTRLDVTLHSYTRTEQEWKLAQCTVEAASNELYAAANELGIASLKAKSASGDLQSTVLTMRDCAYEASVALSAFVQVSRMHTALTSECGSMLEEVLAITEDVHDVYNLGKEAASIHLSLMENLSEVNAILFPLESVLSKDAAAMADAIARESETKKEISHIHGQAIYQSYCLRIRDSCQTFKPLVPSLTSAVKGLYLLLTRLARTANLHAGNLHKALEGIGESQEVKSQDIALSTSDAGGGDAVEFDGKEGESLSRSDDDKTEDIIGFSRLSLEEKGWISPPDSSFCSSSGSDVTSAEVSLSDSMNDSAENTDMLSQVSNSRNPTSDLHTTSLSQTDVEEIPLFEVPKSFPLEADLDSADSVKLTYGATELPNAMPFPSHKSVASSAVSHNPSTENLDKFDGKDDLLSTNKAKSGTEHRETPDADINTSTRIGRGG; translated from the exons ATGCAAGGTctacagcaacaacaacagcagCTAGCAGCACTTCTCTCCGTCGCTCTTCCCAACCAAAAACCCGACACTCCCGACGACGACTCTTCTCGCCTCTCCGCAATCAATTCCCTCCACCGCGCCATTCTCCACCCTCACAACTCCCTCCTCATCACTCACTCCGCCACTTTCCTTACCCAAGGCCTCTCCCAACTCCTCTCCGACAA ATCGTTCGAGGTCCGTCAAGCGGCGGTTACAACACACGGTGCACTCTGCGGCGTTATCTGTTCGGTTCCCGTCCCGCCTAACGGTAGACAGAACCATGGTATACTCAGTAATTTGGTTGATCGTTTCATCGGTTGGGCGTTACCGTTACTTAGCAATGTTACTACTACAGTTGATGCCACCGATCTCGCGCTTCAAGGTCTTCGCGAGTTTCTCAATGTAGGTGGAACTGAAAGGTACGCTTTACCTATTCTCAAAGCGTGTCAGGTGCTTCTAGAGGATGATAGGACTTCGCTAGCTTTACTTCATACTCTTCTCGGTGTTATAACGTTGATATCGTTGAAGTTTCCGAGGTGTTTTCAGCCTCATTTTCATGATATTGTTGATCTTCTTTTAGGTTGGGCTTTAATGCCTGACCTTGTTAAATCGGATAGGAGGGTTATTATGGATAGTTTTTTGCAGTTTCAGAAGCATTGGGTTGGTGGGTTAACAATGTCTTTGAGGTTGATTACTAAGTTCTTGGGGGATATGGAGGCTTTGCTTCATGAAGGAACTCCTGGAACGTTGCAGCAGTTTCGTCGGCTTTTAGCTTTGCTTTCTTGTTTTTCAACGATTCTGCAGTCAACTGCTTCGGGTTTGTTGGAAATGAACATGCTTGAACAGATCATTGAACCTCTCAGTGGGTTGCTTCCTCGATTGCTCAGGTGCTTGCCTTTGATTGGGCAGAAGTTTGGATGGTCTGAGTGGATTGAAGATTCTTGGAAGTGTTTGACTCTCTTAGCTGAGATATTGCGGGAACAGTTTTCGAGTTTTTATTCTCCTGCACTTGATATGTTGTTTCAGAGCTTGGAATATCAGGCTGGGTTTGGGAAAATTAGCTCTGTTCAAGTTCATGGTGTTTTGAAAACTAATCTCCAATTATTATCCTTGCAAAAACATGGCCTTCTCCCGTCCTCTGTGCGGAAGTTGTTGCAGTTTGTTGCACCGGTTTCTCAGCTGCGGTTGCATCCGAATCATTTGGTGACAGGAAGTTCTGCAGCTACTTATGTTTTCTTACTTCAGCATGGGAATGCAGAGGTTGTCGATGAAGCTGTCACCCTATTGATTGAAGAACTGGAGCTGTTGAAGAGTGTGATTGGAAATGACACCACAGATTCAGACCAGTTCACTTTTGATATAGATTCtaaaacattttcaagacttgAATTGTTTGCTCTGATCAAGTTTGATTTCAAAGTTCTATTAGCATGTGTTTCCATGGCTGGGGATAGCAATTTGACTGGCCAAACACAAACAACTAAATTGTATCTTAGTAGGTTGGAGAAGTTGCTGTCCTTTATCACAGAAAAGATGAATCCTTTTGAGTTGCCTATTCAGGCCTTCATGGAGTTGCAGTTCGCTGCTGTCAAGACATTGGAGAGGCTAAATTCAGTTGAGTTCTTAATTAAGTGTTCCCTAAAAGAACATAATCATGATGGAGACTCTGTTGAATTTCAAACTGAAAAGGAGGAGGATGACTATCAGTACAGTAATGGGCTTTCTGCCGTGATTACTGAGAATTTGGAAAAATACAGCAAACTCCTTGTAAAAGCCCTTCACGCTTCTTCTCCTCTAGCAATAAAAGTAGCAGCTCTTGACTGGGGACAAAAGTTATGTGAGAATGTTAATAAGATCTCAAGCACAAAAAGCTTCTCTTATGAAGCATCCGGAAATGCTGGTGTAGTCATGAGCCTGGTTTTCTCACTTTTAAGTGGTACTTTTGAGAGGGAGCCAGAAGTAAGATCAAATGTTGCAACAACCTTGGAGATGTTTGTACAAGCAAAGCTTTTGCATCCGGTATGCTTATATCCCTTAGCTGAAGTGATACTGGAGAAACTTGGGGATCCATCAACAGAGATACATGATGCATATGTGAGGCTACTTGCCCTTATTTTGCCAACTACCGTATATACATGTGGTCTCTATGATTATGGGAGATTTAGACCTGTTGATCTCGGGTTTGACAACACTACCAAGATGCACTGGACACAATTATTTGCTCTGAAGCAGCTACCACCGCAGCTGCAATCACAACATCTGGTGTCAATCTTAAGTTACATTTCACAAAGATGGAAGGCACCTCTTTCTTCTTGGATCCATCGCCTCATTCATAGTTGCCAGAGTTCAAAGGATGCTAATTTAAACCAGCCTGAAGAAACAGGAAATTTTGGTGCTAATTTTCCGTGGTTGGATATACAAGTGGATGAAGGTATACTTGAAAGAATATGTTCTATCAATAATATAGCTGGTGCCTGGTGGGCTGTACATGAAGCAGCTAGATACTGTATTTCTACACGTCTACGGACTAACCTTGGTGGGCCTACCCAAACATTTGCTGCTCTGGAGCGCATGCTGTTGGACGTTGCACACCTTTTGCAACTTGATAATGCACAAAATGATGGGAACTTAAGCATGATAGGTTTTTCTGGTGCTCACCTTTTACCAATGAGATTACTGTTGGATTTTGTCGAGGCTTTAAAGAAAAATGTATACAATGCTTATGAGGGTTCTGTCATTTTACCATCTGCTACCCGTCAGAGTTCTGTATTTTTTCGGGCAAATAAAAAAGTTTGTGAGGATTGGTTTTCTCGTATATGTGAACCAATGATGAATGCTGGATTGGCTCTACATTGCAACGATGCTGTTATTCAATACTGCACACTACGTTTGCAGGACCTCAAGAATCTTTCTGTGTCATCTTTGAAGGAAAAGCCAAGGGCTCAGGTTGCTGACAACCTCCACAATATCAGAGGAAGAAATAAAGGAGATGTCTTGAAAGTTTTAAGACATATTTCACTAGCTCTTTGCAAGAGTGCTGAACCAGATTCTTTGATCGGTCTACAAAAATGGGTTTCAGTTACATTCTCCTCCATACTCGGGGACGAAAACCAGTCCGTCAATGAGTGTAGAACTACTGGACCCCTTTCATGGATAAGTGGGCTTATATATCAGGCAAGAGGCGAATATGAAAATGCTGCAGCTCACTTTACTCACTTGCTACAAACTGAAGAGTCACTCAGTTCCCTGGGCTCTGATGGTATACAGTTTGTTATAGCACGTGTAATTGAGAGTTATGCTGCTGTGTCTGATTGGAGATCTCTTGAAACCTGGCTATTAGAACTGCAATTGCTTCGTGCTAAGTACACTGGTAGAAGTTATTCGGGTGCTTTGACAATGGCAGGCAATGAAGTTAATGCAATCCATGCGTTGGCACGTTTCGATGAAGGTGATTATCAGTCTGCTTGGTCATACCTTGATTTGACACCTAAAAGTAATAGTGAGCTTACCCTCGATCCAAAATTAGCCTTGCAAAGGAGCGAGCAGATGCTACTTCAATCGTTGCTCTTCCATAAGGAAGGGAAAAATGATAAGGTGCTCCATGACTTGCAGAAAGCAAGGTCAATGTTGGAGGAACCACTTTCCGTTTTGCCACTTGATGGGTTAGCTGAAGCAACACCTCTTGCTATTCAGTTGCGCTGCATTTTCCTCGTAGAAGAGGATTACAAGCTTAAATCAACTAATGAGAAGGCCGAACAACCTCATCAGTCATTAATAAATTCTCTTCAGTCATTTCCATTCTCCATTAGTAAAGTCCGTCAAGATTGTAATCCATGGCTGAAAGTTCTTCGGGTTTATCAAACCATTTCCCCAACTTCTCCCGTTACTCTAAAATTCTGCATGAATTTGCATAGTTTAGCCCGTAAACAAAAAAATCTACTGCTGGCAAATCGTTTGAACAACTATatcaaagataacatatctgcTTGCCCAGAGGAGAAACATCACAATATTCTTCTGTTAAATTTGCAATACGAGAGCATTTTACTGCAATATGCTGAAAACAAATTTGAAGATGCTTTTACAAACCTTTGGTCTTTTTTATGTCCTTTTATCATTTCTTCAACATCTAGAATATTTGATGTGGAAGAGAGAATTCTGAAGGCCAAAGCATGCTTGAAACTCGCTGGTTGGCTAAGGCGGGATTTTTCAGATTGGAATCCAGAGAGTACTGTTCTTAAGATGTTAGCTGATTTTGATATGACTGGATCAACTTCAATTGGCAAGGACGGTAATAGTAAAAATATAAACTGTAAACAGAATTTGGGTTCTATTACCGAGGAGATTATTGGAACAACAACAAAACTGTCTTCTCGTATTTGCCCCACCATGGGCAAGTCGTGGATATCTTATGCTTCTTGGTGCTTTAAGCAAGCCGGAGGCTCACTCCCTGTTCAGTGTGAAACTTCCTTGGATTCTTGCTTATTTTCTCCCATACTTGTTCCAGAAATTTTGCCTGAGAGGTTCAGATTGACCAAGGATGAAGTTCTACAAATCAAGTCATTGCTTTTGTGCCTTCTTCAGGATAATATTGATGTGGAAGGTTTCATAGACGAACAGGAAGAAGGAAGCTCTTTGCATGATTCTGCAGAGCGCTCAAGTACTAACAATCCTCTGCAGAAATTGGTTTCACATGTTGTAAATATTATTGAAACCGTTGCAGGGGCACCGGGTGCAGAAACCTCTGGTGGAGAACGTCTTTTAGCCACCGTATCTTCTCAGTTAAGGGTTTGTTTGTTAAATACGAACTTTGGGCTGAGAGAATCTGACATAGTACCTACACTGGATGATTTTGTAGATATTTGGTGGTCTTTGAGGAAAAGAAGAGTGTCCCTGTTTGGATATGCTGCTCATGGTTACATACAATATCTTTCTTATTCTACTTCTCATCTTGGCCATAGTCACATGCCTGGTTCTGAAAATGAATCTTTCAAGCAAAAAACTGGCAGCTACACTCTGAGGGCTACTTTGTATATATTGCATATACTTCTCAATTATGGTGTGGAACTGAAAGATAAGCTTGAATCTTCTCTTTTGGTTGTTCCTTTGTTGCCATGGCAG GAAGTTACTCCTCAACTGTTTGCACGTTTGAGCTCTCATCCTGAACAATTGATTCGGAAGCAGTTGGAGAGTTTACTGATCATGCTGGCCAAGAACTCTCCTTGTTCTATAGTTTACCCTACTCTAGTTGATGTTAATGCTTATGAAGAGAAGCCTTCAGAAGAGCTTCATCATGTGCTGGGTTGTCTG AGAGAGCTTTACCCTCGATTGGTTCAGGACGTGCAGCTGATGATAAATGAACTTGGAAATGTTACTGTTCTCTGGGAGGAGTTATGGCTCGGTACTCTTCAGGATCTTCACACAG ATGTGATGAGGCGAATAAATGTGCTAAAAGAGGAGGCTGCAAGAATTGCAGAAAATGCCACACTCAGTCACAATGAGAAGAGAAAGATAAACTCTGCTCGTTATTCTGCAATGATGGCTCCAATAGTTGTGGCTTTGGAACGTCGTTTGGCTTCAACTTCTCGAAAACCTGAGACTCCTCATGAAGCTTGGTTCCAAGAAGAGTATAAAGACCCACTGAAATCAGCTATTGTATCTTTCAAGACTCCTCCATCATCTTCTTCAGCTCTCGGGGATGTATGGCGGCCTTTTGATAGTATTGCTGCATCCTTGGCTTCTTACCAGAGGAAATCTTCAATTTCTGTACAAGAAGTTGCTCCACGCTTAGCTCTGTTATCATCTTCAGATGTTCCGATGCCAGGTCTTGAAAAACAAATGAAAGTACCTGATTCTGGCAAAGCAACTGATCTTCAAGGGGTTGTCACTATTGCTTCTTTCCTCCAACAAGTCACTATCTTATCAACGAAGACTAAGCCTAAGAAACTTGCTATACTTGGTTCAGATGGTCAAAAGTATACATATCTCCTTAAAGGACGAGAAGATTTGCGCCTTGATGCCAGGATTATGCAATTGCTGCAGGCTATAAATGGTTTTTTGCATTCTTCTTCGACATGCAGCAAATCTCTTGGAATTCGCTATTATTCTGTGACTCCAATCAGTGGTCGGGCTGGCCTAATTCAGTGGGTGGATAATGTAGTTAGTATTTACAGTGTATTTAAATCTTGGCAAACCCGAGCCCAGCATGCACAGTTTTTGGCATTAGGCACTGCAAATACAAAATCTTCAGCTCCTTCACCTGTTCCTCGTCCCAGTGATATGTTTTATGGGAAGATCATACCTGCACTTAAAGAGAAAGGCATTAAGAGAGTGATATCACGAAGGGATTGGCCCCATGAAGTTAAATATAAAGTTCTTCTTGATCTCATGAAGGAGGTGCCTAGAAATCTTCTTTACCAAGAACTATGGTGTGCTAGCGAAGGATATAAAGCCTTCAGCTCAAAAATGAAAAG ATATTCTGGAAGCCTTGCTGCAATGAGTATGGTTGGCCATGTTCTGGGACTGGGTGACCGACATTTAGACAACATTCTGATTGATTTTTGTGGTGGGGATATTGTACATATTGATTACAATGTGTGTTTTGACAAAGGACAGAGACTAAAAATTCCAGAGATTGTTCCTTTCCGTCTTACCCAAATGATTGAAGCAGCTTTAGGGCTGACTGGAATAGAGGGTAGCTTCAGAGAAAACTGCGAGGCAGTTATTGGcattctaaaaaagaacaaagacATACTTTTGATGTTACTAGAAGTGTTTGTCTGGGATCCACTTGTGGAGTGGACACGGGGTGATTTTCATGATGAAGCTGCAATTGGTGGCGAAGAAAGGAAAGGCATGGAGTTGGCTGTTAGCTTAAGTCTATTTGCTTCTCGAGTGCAAGAAATTCGTGTTCCCTTACAG GAACACCATGATCAGTTACTGACTAGCCTGCCAGCTGTTGAATCTGTACTTGAG AGGTTTGCTGAAGCTCTAAACCAATACGAGATTGCATCTTCCATATACTGTCGAGCTGACCAAGAGAGGTCGAGCCTTACATTACACGAGACATCTGCTAAGTCAATTGTTGGTGAAGCAACCCGTAATTCAGAGAAAATCCGGGCTTCATTTGAAATCCAGGCTCGGGAATTCGCTCAAGCTAAGACTATGGTTGCTGAGAAAGCTCAGGAGACAATGACCTGGGCTGAGCAACATGGAAGGATTCTTGATGCTTTACGATGCAACTTAATCCCAGAAATAAATTCTTATGTTAAGCTGAGTAACATGGAAGTTGCCTTATCTCTTACGTCTGCAGTTACTTTAGCGGGCGTTCCACTAACTATTGTTCCTGAGCCAACACAAGCACAATGTCATGATATAGATAGGGAAGTTTCTCAATTCATAGCTGAGTTGGATGATGGACTTACTTCAGCAATAAATTCTCTGCAAGCATACTCCTTGGCGCTGCAaagaatcttaccattaaattaCCTTTCAACCAGTGCGGTGCATGGCTGGGCCCAAGTTCTTGAATTATCTGTCAATGCCCTGTCATCTGATATTCTCTCTCTTGCCAGAAGGCAGGCTTCTGAACTTGTTGCAAAATTTCATGTAGATAACACTGATTCCATCAAATGCAGTCATGATGATCTTTGTTTTAGAGTGGAGAAGTATGCTATGGAAATagaaaaattggaaaaagaatgtACTGAAATAGAAAGTTCTATTTGCTTAGAGTCAGAATCAATAACTAAGGATCATCTTTTGTCAGCTTTCATGAAATTCATGCAGTCCATTGATCTTTTGAAAAGGGAAGGTGGAATGTCTTCTCTTCAATCTAGATATCATGGGAAAATCAGTACTAGACTCTTAGGTGAGCTAGAGGAGGAGAGGGAGAAAGTACTAACAATTCTAAATATTGCTCTAAGTTCATTTTATAATGACGTTAAACATAGAATACTCAATATATATAGTGATTTGTCTGGAGGAAGAAATCAATACAATATGCTGCGGAATGATTCTGGAACTATTTTTGCTTGGTTTGAAGAACAAGTAGAAAAATGTAATCTCCTGACAGAGTTTGTCAATGATCTACGGCATTTTATTGGAAATGATATCCATTCTATTGATACAAACAAAGATAATTCCAAGTTTTCTTCTGAAAGTAATTGGGTTTCCATTTTCAAAACCATTTTGATGTCCTGTAAGGGATTGATTAGTCAAATGACTGAAGTTGTTCTGCCCGATGTGATACGATCAGCAGTTTCGTTAAAATCAGAAGTTATGGATGCATTTGGGTTGATCTCACAAGTTCGAGGGTCTATAGAAACTGCACTGGAACAGGTTGTGGAGGTTGAAATGGAGAGAGCATCACTGTTTGAACTTGAGCAGAATTATTTTGTTAAGGTTGGTCTTATTACTGAGCAGCAGCTGGCTCTTGAAGAAGCTGCTGTTAAGAGCAGAGATCATCTTTCATGGGAAGAGGCAGAGGAACTTGCATCTCAAGAAGAAGCTTGTAGAGCACAACTAGACGAACTTCATCAAACATGGAGTCAGAGGGATGCAAGGACTTCTTCACTTAAAAAGAGAGAAGCTGATATTAAAAATTCCCTGGTTTCGGTGAATAGTCAATTTCAATCTCTAGTTGGTGTGGAAGAAGAAAGCGAACTACATATTTTGAGAAGTAAAGCACTACTGGCGGCACTTGTTAAGCCTTTCTTAGAACTAGAATCCTGTGATAATATGCTGTCTCCTGCTGATGGTTCTGTTGTGATCCCCTCAAATAAATTTCATACTCTTGCGGATTTTATAAATTCCGGGAATTCCATTTCTGAGTATGTCTGGAAAGTTGGAGGATTGTTGGATGaccattcattttttatttggaaAGTAGGTGTTATAGATTCTTTTGTAGATGCATGCATACATGATGTAGCTTCATCAGTCGAGCAAAATCTAGGCTTTGACCAGTCACtcaattttatgaagaaaaagcTTGAAAACCAACTTCAAAAACACATTAGTCACTATTTGAAAGAAAGAGTTGCCCCTAGTTTGTTAGCCTCTTTAGATAGAGAAAAGGAGCACTTGCAACAATTAACAGATTCCTCAAAGGAACTCGCTTTAGATCAGGTGAAAAAAGACGGGGCTGTGAAGAAGGTTTTACATATGCTTGAAGAATATTGTAATGCACATGAAACAGCTAGAGCAGCAAAGTCTGCAGCTTCTCTCATGAAAAGACAAGTGAGTGAATTGAAAGAAGCTCTTCGAAAAACTACACTTGAGGTAGTTCAGATGGAATGGATGCATGATGTTAGTTTGAACCCATCATATAACAGGAGAATCGCATATGAGAAGTATCTTGATACTGATGACAGCTTGTATCCAGTCATTTTAAATCTCAGCAGATCTAAGTTATTGGAAAATTTACAATCCGCTATTTCAAAAATCACATCATCATTGGATAGTCTTCAGTCTTGTGAACAACCTTCTCTTATAGCTGAAGGACAGCTTGAGAGAGCAATGGGTTGGGCTTGCGGGGGTCCAAGTTCAAGTAGTTCCGGAAATACATCAACTAAAAATTCCGGAATTCCTCCCGAGTTCCATGAACATATTAAGAAACGGAAGGAGATTTTATGGGAATCTAGAGAAAAAGCATCAGACATTGTGAAGTTATGCATGTCAGTATTAGAATTTGAAGCATCAAGAGACGGGCATTTGCTTATACCAGGGCAACCATATCCCTTTAGGAGTGGTGTTGATGGAAATACATGGCAGCAACTGTACTTGAATTCACTAACAAGATTGGATGTTACTCTCCATTCTTATACCC GTACCGAACAAGAGTGGAAGCTTGCACAATGCACTGTTGAAGCTGCTTCCAATGAATTATATGCTGCAGCCAACGAACTCGGCATCGCCTCTCTGAAAGCAAAATCAGCTTCTG GTGACTTACAAAGCACAGTTCTTACAATGAGGGATTGTGCATATGAGGCAAGTGTTGCTTTGTCTGCTTTTGTTCAGGTTTCAAGGATGCATACCGCTTTAACTTCTGAGTGTGGTTCTATGCTTGAAGAG GTTTTAGCAATAACTGAAGATGTACACGATGTTTACAATCTGGGGAAAGAGGCAGCTTCAATCCACCTTTCTCTCATGGAAAATCTTTCAGAG GTGAACGCCATCCTTTTTCCACTTGAATCCGTGTTGTCTAAGGATGCAGCTGCTATGGCTGATGCTATAGCTAGGGAAAGTGAGACCAAGAAGGAAATATCACACATCCATGGACAAGCTATATATCAATCATACTGTTTAAGGATCAGGGATTCTTGTCAGACATTTAAGCCCTTAGTGCCATCTCTGACATCAGCTGTGAAGGGACTTTATTTGTTGTTAACCAGGCTAGCAAGAACAGCTAATCTCCATGCTGGGAATCTGCACAAA gcTCTTGAAGGAATAGGAGAAAGTCAGGAAGTAAAATCACAGGATATTGCTTTGTCCACATCAGATGCTGGTGGTGGTGATGCTGTTGAGTTTGATGGTAAAGAAGGGGAGAGTCTCTCAAGGTCTGATGATGATAAGACTGAAGATATTATTGGCTTTTCTCGACTTTCTTTGGAAGAAAAAGGATGGATATCGCCTCCAGATAGCAGCTTCTGTAGCAGCTCAGGATCTGACGTTACATCTGCTGAAGTTAGTCTTTCTGATAGCATGAATGATTCAGCAGAAAATACAGATATGCTTTCACAGGTGTCTAATAGCAGAAACCCTACCAGTGATTTACATACCACTTCCTTGTCTCAAACTGATGTTGAAGAAATCCCACTTTTTGAGGTGCCAAAATCTTTTCCTCTGGAAGCTGATCTCGACAGTGCCGATTCTGTGAAGTTAACTTACGGGGCCACTGAACTTCCCAATGCTATGCCTTTTCCCAGTCATAAATCTGTTGCCAGCTCTGCTGTCTCCCATAATCCATCGACTGAGAACTTAGACAAATTTGATGGTAAAGATGATCTACTTTCTACAAATAAAGCTAAGAGTGGCACAGAACACCGTGAAACTCCTGATGCTGACATCAATACCAGTACTCGAATAGGAAGGG GTGGTTAG